From the genome of Etheostoma cragini isolate CJK2018 chromosome 23, CSU_Ecrag_1.0, whole genome shotgun sequence:
CTGGAGTTATAAGAGACAAAGACTGCAGTGCAGGAGAATTCCACATTTGGGAAGAACGGGGGAAAACATATTGGGTGTAACGTTTTAATAAAAATGGGACATACTGTGGTTGAGATCAGAGCTGATCTTACTTCTCTTAACAGCAAGACACcactcttctcttcttctcttctttcttgaGTTGTATAAAAGCAAGTAGAAAACATACATGTTTACCTCCTATGCAATCTGACTTCTGAATATTTCAAACAATTCCTATCACTTCTTTGTGTTCACCAAAACAGCTCCCAGCTTGTCAAAGTGGATCCCTCTGAGCCTTAAAACAAGTCTGAGCAGGTACACCACAGTACACGTCTCACAGATGGCTGAATCCTGGATTTTATTGTGAATGCACTCAGTGTGTGGTGCCACTTGCTGCCAGTGTTAAGAACACTTCAGCAGCACCATTCTAACCAGCACTGGCAGTGATTATTGGCTCTTGATTATAGTAGAACGCTATCATGAAGCCATGTGTTCACTGTGATTTTCCCTCTCATTAATCTGccacactctgtctctctctctttatccccccccccccccttcttcccCTCCGCGGATCAGGAAGCCTCGTCCCGTCTCCCAGCTCGTCTCGCAGCAGCAGGTAACGCAGCAGTTTGTGTTGCCCTTGCAGCCcaaaaaggagaagaaggagagagtAGAGAGGGAGAAGAGCGACAGAGAGCCAGCGCTCAAGAAGAACAGTCACAAGAAGATGAGGTAAACAAGCTGACacagggttgggggggggggggggagagatcAACCGGAATCAGATATTACAGAGATGCATGAATAAACACTAGAAACTATAGATGGTGTTTATGTTGCCACCTGAAGTGAGGTTGATGTGTTGTCATATTTCATAAAGTACTTCAAACGATAGACGTAGAGAGGGTGGGAAACACCAGGAATACATTTCAAAGCAGTGTCTGGAAAAGCTCTTTTCAGTTTTCAATGTCTTGGTAGCAGAAAGATTAAGGTGCTTTCACTCATGGGTAAATCAAAGATAGAAATTGCGCAAGGGCTGATTAATGCACAATCTCATGCAGGATTTAAAAGTGGGACGACCCTGGGGTTGTCCTCTGCTGttctgttttggtgtgtgtgcctttttatTTCCAGGGTGTTCCAGGGTGCCTGTAGGCGGAGTCAAGGCCAGGGTTGCAGAGGAGATGTGGCACATCTGTACTGCCTGGCTCACCTGCACTTAAGATGGCTGCAGAGCATGCTGTGCTTTCTCTTCACCAGGCTACTCCCCAGGGACACTCCAGCTCTCCACTATTTCTTGACTCttttacacacccacacacccacacactcttGCCACTACTgatattaaacataaaatacatggaAAGCCACGTTTTTCTTGATGTTTAACGGTAATCTGTAGTTTGGCCGAATAAAGGCCTTCGCAGTCACGTTTGTggagtttccttttttttttttgtgcaagaaGGAGCCAACTTGTAACACATGGCGGCTCGTCCGGGATCCATCCcggtttatttttcactttctcgTCTGCCTTGAGTAAGTTTTATAAACCCATTGGgtgttggttttgttgtttcaaCTAATGAGATGGTTGTGTGAGAGGTTTAAAGGAACAGTAGATACCTAGTATTGGGCTTTGAGTGTCAGTCGTACTTGTTGAAACAGGAGGAAGTTTGGCAAACAAAACTGGGATGGTTGTGAAACAACTCAGATGGTTGAGTGTCTCAGGGTGGGAAAGCAAGGGAATTGTAGAAAACAATAGAGGCTGAGTTAACTAAGCAGTTTGTGCCTGGTGTGGGGCATCAAGAGCATTTATCTTTGGAGCTACCTTTCCCAGTAGGATTAAGCAATATTGTCTCCCTTGGGGGCTTgttgatttgttattttaatttgttattgtcTCCATGAACACAGTTTGAGGTTTTGTCTGTCCTGGGTATACTTCCATGGCAGTCTAGAGTTAGTAACAGGCATCTGGGGGCTTAACCGGGTCATAAGGTTTTTGAGCAGCAGGGCAGTCGTGTGGTTGcattttgtctgatttaagTTCTATCACCGAAACACTGCAAATAAGTCTATTCTTTAAGATAGACAGTTTGGGAGTTTGTTAGCAAAGAAATAGCCTTAAAATACtttctcagttttttattttcctttttttccccccttatAACTCTCATCCACTATTTCTCACTCACCCAGACCGAGGTTAAAAAACATTGACCGGAGCAGCGCCCAGCACTTGGAGGTGACGGTTGGGGACCTGACGGTCATCATAACGGACTTTAAGGAGAAGGCCAAGCCCTCGTCCACCTCGGCTACGGCGTCCACCACCGCGTCGACGGCCGACCACCACAGCCAGAACGGCTCCAGCTCAGAGAACACAGAGAAGGGGCTTTCCCGCTCCTCCTCTCCCAGAGGAGAGGGGAGCTCGGTCAATGGAGAGTCCCACTGAGTCACCCAAATCTCCATCACCCTCCAACCCCATCTCATCTGCAAGCCCACAGGTCTCTGGTGGGACATCCTTGCCTCTACTTTATAGCTGCACATTACTGACGACTAAAACagatttgctttctttctctttcttttggaTATTAACACGTCAGTAGGAATTGTGACCAAACAACAgataaaatgatttgaaatccATTTCAAGATTCTCCACAACAGTGGAATTCTACATCTAGaaagcaatataaaaaaagacctttTGCTCCATCTTGGAAGTTTTTAAGTGTCCTACATTTTCACTTGGACATTTAGTGTAATCGAAAAGATCCCGCACGCTATAAGAGCATTTGCTAAGACAATTTGATTCTGACGAAGAACTTCCTCAGAACAGATCTGAGATGTCTGGATAAATGTTTGGAGAAGCTTAAAGAACCTGTGCGGTTTCTTTCAGATGCACCAGCTTGTCCAGGTGgggttttttcttttgtttttacacttttggtAGATGAAATGTGCAGCCCCACCCTTGACATTACCTCCAGCTGCCGGCAGAGTGACCTCTTCTTCCCACACGTGGAATCTTCAGCCTCTGTCTGGAATCTTTACCTACATGTTATAAACCTGAACCGTCCATTACGCACTCTCAGTGTCCCTACACTGAATCTTCAACCTCTCAGCAAACCTTTGCTCCTGCACTCGATTACTCCAAGCTTTTTCTTGTGGACTGCCTCTGCTGTGGAGGGACTTTTGACATAGCACAGCGGCTGGACTCTGACTGGCACCATTTGGTGTTTTTGGGTAACGTTTGGAGCAGGTTGTTTAGTTCAGGTAATGCTCGTTATGTCCATATAAAGGACATTGGGCAGGTTTTGATAAAAAAGCCCTCTTTTAAATGGTGCGGGAACATATAGTTTAcgattttaaaaggaaaatgccGCTGTTCTCAGTTTGTGCCATTAAACTACGTTGCCCCTCTTCTTGGTTTGCACATAGTCGCGTCATGTTGGAGACCAAATCTATCTTCTATCTTTGCAGCCATTCATTTTGTATCACTAACCTGCATTAAGTGATATTTTTGATATGTTAAAAGCTAAATATATTGAGAAGTAGCAATTAGCAACCCTCCGGGGCAGAGAAACGCGGAAGTGCCATAAACCGCAGTCTCTCAAATGACCACTTGAGACTGGCTCCAAAAGTGAATCAATCCCTGTAGATCAGtgactttaaaaagaatataGACCCGGGTGAGAAATGGTTTAATCTCTATTCCCCATTCATTCATGAATCTTTATATAACTGGtcaatttaaattgtattaggGCTTAAAGTTATGCATAATTAAGGGCAAAGGCTGTTTTGAGTGACAGGTGGGTGGCATCACAGGTGGCTAGCTCGGCAACCAGGCTTCTTCAGCCCGCCTCAGCTCCACCTCTAGCCCATTTTCTGGATTAGCATGCAGAGTCAGAGTCAGGCAATGCCAAGATGGCGATGGCTTAAGCTGCCCACACTGAGCTTCACAATGGCTATTCAGGAATCTATGGGTGATGTCACAGAGGCTATGTCCATGTTTTATACACTGACCCTCACATAGACCAACCATAAACTATCCATGTTCAGCAAACCAGCTCAGACAAGCTGTTAACGCCATCTGGCCAGCCTGAAATCACATAAGATTAAAGTTTTGGGAAACGAAAGTCTTTAGATGAGTCAATGTTGTGTTCTATTGGACAGAAGACCATAAACACTAATCCAAAGGgatttttaatgttgctgtctGCTATATATGCCAGTAGGCAATACTTCACCACGATATTAGTCATAAGAATTCAAATCTGTCTCTCAGGGCTTTGTTTCTTTAACTTGATTCTGCACTCTTGCTGTACCTTCATACAATCAAAAAGATCACTTAATGCAACTTTAATAATTACCCAAGCTTTGAAATAATGTTCAGTCATACTTCATCTGTCACATTGTAAATACATGATGGACATGGCTCCCAGATATATACGCAAATACAGTTCTTCATATATCATAGTCCTGCTTGCATTTGGCTTGCTTATTTGCCCAATCAAGAACTCATTTCAAGCTTGTTTCAGAGATGGAAATTAAAGAAGCGCTGATTGCAATGTCAACTAAATGAAGATGGTAGTTACGGCACTGTTGCTTTAAATGACACCGGTATTCTCCTTTTAGTCTCTACTGCACAAACAGGGCTGCACCTGCTCAGCGTCACAGTGGAAAAACCAGAGGGTGCTCATGCTGTTCTGCCCCCACTGTGAGCCCGGTGTGGAGACTGCATGGTGCTTCTACAACAGAAAAGGAGCATTGACTTCTGGACATGCACGGTTATCAGCTGCGTAAGGTGATGGTTTGCGGTTTGATGGACTTcataaactgtttaaattcCTCCATTTTGACGTAGCAAAGTGGTGGAGCTTTAGAATATACTAAACCCCCAGCAGAACAACTATAGATCAACCTAACTACACAATAATGTATGAAACCTGTAGAATACTACACAGATAAAAATGGATATTTCTAAAATATTGTACTACAATGTTTTGATGTGGTTGTATTATCCATCATAGCAGTGTTATTGTTgagattttttactttaacattttagtACAGATCCTGAGAACTGTCATGGCATGATAATATTATGGTCTCGGTATATTGTGGGACAGGCTACGTCTCTTAGTTTGTTAGCATTGTTATATATGTGTCAGAGTTCTCACATGGTTCGCCACACTAGCTGGGACTAGCTGGGTGGACCCGTGAAAAATGTTCGATTGGACGTTTATTTGGTTGTGGCAAAAATGGAAAGACACTTAAAAATATGTTGGTTGTCACCTGttgctattttttgtttttgctttgccatgttcagttgttttaaaatgtgtgagcTTGTTTATTACATGTCTGAATAagaaaaattcaaacaaaagaaatcattttttaaactttttgtcactttcataCGTACGCATGCATTGTTTACACTTTTGGGTGGACACTGGTTTGCTAATCTaggctttttctgtttttttgtgtgttttcagctcCATCTGGTCAACGACTTAACTGCTACTACTAGGCGTACAGAGATTAGGCCCATAATGCACTTTGCATACGTTGAAAATGGTGGATATCCATGTAATGGTTAAGTCATAATATAGGCATACAGTAGTTATGAGCATAAGGTATGGGTTACACACTTCTTAGTCAACCACTACATCAGTCAATAACCTAATTTTCCCACACTAAATGAAAATGCAGTTGACAGTCATGTCTGTTCTAGTGGAGCCACATCAATAAAGACGAATAAAGCCATGAATGGGTCTTTTCAGAGGTGAAATCAATTGAAAGTTGCTGCAGACAGACGCAGCAtgaggggggagggaggaatCAACTTTGCCTATCGCTCCCACCCTTCCCCCATTTGGGGTCCCAACCTTCTGCTTCTGCTGCATCAAGTCAAACTGGTAAAATAGAGAAGCCCGGAAGTTTTCTATagtcttcaaaataaaagcccaaacGTACTCCTAAAAATAGTGATAGTTGACAATGGGTACTAAACCTGAAAGTAATTGAGATACTAATACACGAACGTTTGGAAGtattacatatattatttaGATAACAGCTACATCCTTTGTAATATGGTATAGTTCCAAGCATCCCATCTGCCAGGAGTAAGTTCATCTTGAATTTACAGGAGGTGGGTTAAACATAATACCAAATACTTTCTCCTTCACTCACATGGTCTGCAAGAGTTTAACAGCTCACAAGGTATATCTGAGCTACGCTTTCAAGCATTACCATGAGCATAAAAAACCATAATCTGTAATCAAATTTAAAGAGATACCCATACTTTACAGTGCAAACCTGCATAAATGGGTGTTAATATTCTCATGCAATTTACCCTACCCTATTTTAGCAGAAATGCCCACTCTGACTCATTgaataagattattttttcaggAAGGACCTGGGAAACCTTTTAAGGCTTCCAGTGGGTGAGATGTATAAAATCTTAACAGAGATGTTAAGTATCAAACATACTCAAAATAGAATGAAAGGCATATattgttgaattaaaaacactaaatatgtAATGTACATTAGCGTGACTGCTGTGGAACATTTATTGGCACGCTGTTTTCCACATTGTTAAACTGTTACACAGTATTTACATTGTTAAATAGTATTAATGTAGTGGCATAGCATGCAATTGGTATGTCATTTTTTATAATCTTCCCCAATCTGTTCTAATAGAGAAGACATTAACTTATTCCATcagatcaaacaaacaaaacaagtaaacaagcTATTATTTATGATTGTTTCAAAAGCTTTAATAGTGAGAAATGTAAAGAAAGTTGCTTTGTCAGACCGCCAGAGGGCGTAATTACAACGCTTgatgagttttatttttcaaacgcTGGCCGGAAGTGCGGTACCATTGCGAGGAGCTTCGTCGTTATTTTACTATACGCTAGTTTGTCTGTGTCATGACTTTAGCTCCAAGTTGTGTTTTCAAACTCCAAAATGCGGCGTTACATTCGTGCACTAATCTTGTGCACGGTGTTTGCCATGTTTTCGGGCTTGTATGTTTACAGTAAACTGTTTTACTCGGACGTGTCGGTCGGTGGAAACGGACCTAGGAGGGTTTTCATCCCACCGATAGTCCCCGGAGGCAGACGAGGTGCTGCGGACAAAACTGGGCCCCAAAGCCCACACTGGTACAACAGGTAGGACtgaattttctgctttttcctACTTTAAAGTGATACAACTGGGAAACAAATCACAATTCATTATAAGCGTGAGTACTGAAGTAGATTATCTGCTCTGCACCACACTTGAGATGTAAAGGAATGTCACGTTGCCTGACCGAACGACCCAACGCAGACCAACTACACTCCAATTATCTACGTATGTCTATGGTTGTAAACAGTAGTGACGCGAGACTTTGACAGGTGTGCGACCTCACGTGCTGATGGTAGCGAGATTATTTGATTTGCCGCAATGTGACGCCCACAGTCTGCTTTAGACAAACGTTCGATGTAAAATTCTGatagaaaataacaacaaataaaagcataacATGAATATTTCAACACGTGAAGTGATTACTGAAACGTTAGCTTTGCTACAGCTTTGGTTTCACATCTGACTGTTTACTGTCTGCCATATATTAGGGTTTGAGGGGTAGGATAAATGGGAAGAGTTACTAATAAAGTTCAAAGCTAACAGTTTCCCCTCACAGAGGCCACTGCCATAATCAAGataaaatgtctctgttttactAATGACATAAGTAAAAAGAAAGAGCATTTAAGAATCTGGACACATAGAAGGATTGACATGTTTGCTTACAAATGGACATCAGCTCTAGTATACCATGACAAAGACATATTGGTGGTAGTTAGTCACACAGCCAAAGTCAATTTGAAGATGTACTTAAAAGCAGACACATACAAGTTTTAGCTTCCCGAAGATTGAATTAATGTCAAACCACAGTATTAGTTTAACTAAAGTGTCATAATACTAATGTTAAAACATCCTCTGGTGACTAAGTCTttcagtattctttttttttttaatacataaaaagagagaagcttgtgtgttttatggACAATAGGTCAGGCTCATATAAATCAAGTCAAGTCCTAAATGCTAACAAGAAAACATGGCTGACACCTACGCCACCCTGAAAAAGCCTTTTGTCCAAACCATGCAATATTACAAACGTTTTGTTATTCTCAGAACTCTGGAATTCATCCATTATGACATCTGTACGACTCTCCATCCTGTCACTCAGGTACATAATGCGCCAGCGGGGTCAGGGAGAGGCAGGACGTGGTGGCGGTGTTCAAAGCAGACCTGAACCCCCCATGCACCTGGCTGTGGTGGCCTGTGGTGAGAGGCTGGAGGAGACTCTCACCATGGTCAAGTCTGCTGTGCTTTTCAGCATCAAGAGCCTCCACCTGCACATCTTTGCTGAAGATCAGCTACATGCCAGCTTCATTAAAGCTGTAAGTAGGACGTATTTGGGATATCTGAAAACCGCAAATGGCTTGCTGTTGACTGTAAATTTTGATCATATCTTTTACAATACCACTAATATTAATTTGTTGGGCTGTCTGTGTTCCAGTTGGAGTCGTGGCCTGGTTTTATTCACTCCAAGTTCAAATACACAGTCTACTCCATCAGCTTCCCCAGTGAGAACGCAGCAGAGTGGAAGAAACTTTTCAAACCCTGCGCTTCCCAGAGGCTCTTCTTACCTGTGAGTTTCTTATAGAGAGAGGACATGAGAATCACAGGGAAAAATGGATACCTCAAGTCATTATGACACTCCATTTGTTTTAAGAGTtacttttaaaagacaaaaaataacccCAGTTAAATAAATGGTCTgcaaaatgctgtaaaatacCAATTTCATTTGCCTAATTTTACAGTGCACCGATTTCCCTTTAGACATGAATTTACACCTTAACGTTTATagaattaaaatgagaaaattttttctgcatttgtttattatatatatatcatttataGAGAAATGTGATGTTTCCAAATCATTCACCTTTATACATCATATAAAGGGTGATCATATTGTAACACCACGAAAGGCTAAGTTTGTAAGTCTAATGCAGAACATACTGCCAGTATCCACCACTAAAAAGAATGGCAAACATCCACTATATTAATATCCTCtgtacttgtctttttttttttatctatgcAGCTGATCCTAAAGGATGTTGACTCAGTCGTGTACGTCGACTCAGACATCCTCTTCCTGCAGCCTGTAGACCACCTGTGGGCGTTCCTGTCCCAGTTTAATGCCTCCCAGCTGGCTGCTATGGCCCCGGAGCACGAGGAGCCCCGTATTGCCTGGTACAACCGCTTCGCCCGCCACCCCTTCTATGGCAGGACGGGAATCAACTCAGGGGTCATGTTAATGAACATGACACGGATGAGGAACATGTTCTTTAAGGTAGGGCTGAATGCTGAAGACGCATTTTCCAGGAAAGTTGTGCTTAGTTGTTCTGGTTTGTTGTATTATTGTACCACTTTTATTGGCCACAAgatgtcctcctcctcttgctgCAGGTATTGTGTAAGGCCTATGAAAGGACTCAATTTGATCCTGCTGCAATGGGAAGCTCCTAACACATAACCACTTGACAATATTGTGACAAAGTGAAGTTAcctttttaactgtttttttttgtacacatgTCTGTGTTGACAGAATGACATGACATCTGTGGAGCTGCGTTGGGACGAGCTGCTGATGCCTCTACTTCAGAAGTACAAACTCAACATAACCTGGGGAGACCAGGACCTTCTCAATATCATTTTCCACCACAACCCTGGTAACCTTTTGTGATTTGCACATCTTGCATGTATATTTCTACATCCTATAACTGTACAAATTTACATTGGATGCTTTTAGCTTTCATAGACAGATTGAAAAGGTATTTCTTGTTATTGAGTGTCCAGAATTATGGTAAAGATAGACATGTGTCATACTCTTCAAAGTCTACAGGTTGCCACTTTGTTGATTtaagtgtttctgtttttgttaaccTCGATTTATAGAGTGCTTGCTGGAGTTTCCGTGCCAGTGGAATTATCGTCCCGATCATTGTATCTATGGCAGTAACTGTGCGTCAGCTGAAGAAGATGGCATCTACATACTGCATGGAAACAGAGGGGTTTACCATGACAACAAACAACCTGCCTTCCGGGCTGTTTACGAGGCCATACGAAAGGTGGGTCTACCTTAGTGTGTTAGTGTATGTGAGATGCTTAAATACGTTTGTCCATCTTTAGGCTTTGGGAATTCAGTTACAGTATGGGCCTCTTCTTCTGTTTGAGCCAAACATGTTCAGCCAGGACATGGATTTGTCACGGGGGGTTTATCCACTGTTCAGACCAAAACAATTAGCAGCCCTAATATAAAGAACTCTAcatgaaaagagacaaaagaccTTCAAATGGGATATATTAGGGTAAAGTCTAACAACCAAGGCATCAACTGCCAAGATGTATCTGCTTGAATGTTATCTTAAGTTGCCCTCAGTGCATAAAATTAACTGCCCTTCCATTcatcttttaataactttttattgttCACTTTGGCCATTTTCATCACAGACTTGAGCTAAACTTGAGTGTgtttacaattacatttaaaaaagaaaaacatttcaataaacTTAAATATCAATTGAAAACATCATCTGGTTTaatgtgctcatattatgctttttggctttttccctttcctttattgttttatgtatcttttttgtgcatgtaataggtttacaaagtggaaAAAGCCCAAAGGGAAGAAGTGACAAGTTGAACGTTGTCCAATTAGAACAGATCCACGGCGGTGACACAAACTTGGTGGAGTTGTTCATTTTATAGTCAACGTTTTGCTAAGAAACCAAACATTTTGACGATAAACTACATCTCCACagtatgtggagttaaactggacgAGCCCAATGACCTTTGAATATTTctatttgttgttaaattgcgATGTGAGCGGCAGCCAACAGGGGTCATTATGTCGGCAGgataatttaaaaggcaactGAAACTACattgtgcgtctgccctatttctgataccgtGGCGGCAGAATTTTGCCACGGTGGGCCGCCACAATAAAATCAACGTAGAAGAAACACtgctgcttctgactggcttgCAGTGCTTACcgagctactgcgcatgtgcgacaaCAAAGATTGAAAAGAAGTAAGATGCCTCATTTTTGTAGTTAAAGCAGAAAGctcaacacagggtgaaaagaggagctgcagcaatgtgcagtacaccaaaaatattttgaaaattaaaccatgtaaagcTATTCTAaaataacctctaaatacaattatgggCCTAATAATTAGcataatataagcactttaagTGTTTGACCCTGAGGCTAAAGGATGCGGCCCCTTCTTTTGATTgaaattacttgtttttttgttatggtCGCAGGTTTTGTTGCATTACATTTAATGTTCCCTTCCACACATACGGATTTAAGAAAATTTGGGAAAAAGGCATTTTGGGTAATAAACTGTCTACCAGAAAGTGACTGAAAACAAGCACCCTGGTAAAAGTCTCTTGGGTAcattaaagtgaaaaagcctGGTGAGCCCTTGGGTGTAATTTAGTGCCACATCTGATGAGGAGCCCTTTTATAACCTCAGTGACACACCTGCTCTCCTCCACTGCCCTGCTCCTTTACCCTCCTAGATGAGATTTTGGATTGGTGTGACCCCTAAAGACCGTAAGTGCTACTGACATCAGATGGTCTGCATTGGAAAACAAATCACCATTTCCAGAAGGTTGGAGTGAAACCTAATTTCCCCCATGGGGATGTTTATGGGTTGTTTACCAGCAGTGTAATGATATTGACAACATTGGTGGCATTTACTTAATGAAGCCATCAACATCGGAAGTCTCATTGCTTTCCTATTAACAAAGCATTAAACATAGATCAGAGCAACGGCCGATCCATACCTTATCCATGGCTTTACTTTAGACACAAATACAGCCGTagacacacatgtacatgtgcTGCTACAAGTGAGCTCAAACCCCACCCAAGGGCCCATAGCATGCACTGACACAGTTTCCCAATAGCCTGTGTAGGCATTGATACTTTCATAGATATGCGATTTTCCAGGAGTATGGATAggtcttttttgtgtttcatcTCACTGGGCAGACCATTTCATCCATTTCTTGCTTCTTCTGTAGCAGAACCTCAGTCAACTTGAGTAGTGTTATGGGGTAAATAATTAACAGGACATCTTTACACTGGCAGCTGAGTAAAAGTGTGAGGGTTAAGAAACGTGGTACAGGAATGACTACTCAAATGCAGATTCCCTTTCACTCAGTTTTGAAATAGTGTGGTTACAGGGAAATAATTATGTTCTAAAATGAAACTACATGATGGCAAGTTTAAAGTCATCCCTGGATTTATTTGCTCTCAAAACAATTGCCTCGCGTGAAAGAGTGCCGTTTAACCCTTCATCAAACCCAACATGCAATCTTATGCTCCCTCCGGCTGTTCCCAGCCTGGTTTCTATACTGTGACTGGGTTCAAGGCCCTTTCGTCTAATATGCAAGTTGGTGTGAGAAAACCTACACAGAAGGCAGACAAAACTAAAAGGGGTCAAAGCCAATCTAAAAGGGTCATACAGTGACGCTTCTGGAAA
Proteins encoded in this window:
- the gxylt1b gene encoding glucoside xylosyltransferase 1, producing the protein MRRYIRALILCTVFAMFSGLYVYSKLFYSDVSVGGNGPRRVFIPPIVPGGRRGAADKTGPQSPHWYNRYIMRQRGQGEAGRGGGVQSRPEPPMHLAVVACGERLEETLTMVKSAVLFSIKSLHLHIFAEDQLHASFIKALESWPGFIHSKFKYTVYSISFPSENAAEWKKLFKPCASQRLFLPLILKDVDSVVYVDSDILFLQPVDHLWAFLSQFNASQLAAMAPEHEEPRIAWYNRFARHPFYGRTGINSGVMLMNMTRMRNMFFKNDMTSVELRWDELLMPLLQKYKLNITWGDQDLLNIIFHHNPECLLEFPCQWNYRPDHCIYGSNCASAEEDGIYILHGNRGVYHDNKQPAFRAVYEAIRKYSFGADPVTSLLVPLEEELLKTTHTYCGKSHTLLTKRLAHSMANINRQAPRGRLQNRITMMRPRPRDFLLTGRTDLSLSKKLNHQQGI
- the yaf2 gene encoding YY1-associated factor 2 isoform X2, which produces MGDKRSPTRPKRQPKPSSDEGFWDCSVCTYKNTAEAFKCMMCDVRKGTSTRKPRPVSQLVSQQQVTQQFVLPLQPKKEKKERVEREKSDREPALKKNSHKKMRVFQGACRRSQGQGCRGDVAHLYCLAHLHLRWLQSMLCFLFTRLLPRDTPALHYFLTLLHTHTPTHSCHY
- the yaf2 gene encoding YY1-associated factor 2 isoform X3 — translated: MGDKRSPTRKPRPVSQLVSQQQVTQQFVLPLQPKKEKKERVEREKSDREPALKKNSHKKMRPRLKNIDRSSAQHLEVTVGDLTVIITDFKEKAKPSSTSATASTTASTADHHSQNGSSSENTEKGLSRSSSPRGEGSSVNGESH
- the yaf2 gene encoding YY1-associated factor 2 isoform X1, producing MGDKRSPTRPKRQPKPSSDEGFWDCSVCTYKNTAEAFKCMMCDVRKGTSTRKPRPVSQLVSQQQVTQQFVLPLQPKKEKKERVEREKSDREPALKKNSHKKMRPRLKNIDRSSAQHLEVTVGDLTVIITDFKEKAKPSSTSATASTTASTADHHSQNGSSSENTEKGLSRSSSPRGEGSSVNGESH